Proteins encoded within one genomic window of Polaribacter sp. NJDZ03:
- the rplT gene encoding 50S ribosomal protein L20, translated as MPRSVNSVASRKRRKKILKAAKGYFGRRKNVYTVAKNAVEKGMLYAYRDRKNNKRNFRSLWIVRINAAARLHGMSYSQFMGKVKANQIELNRKVLADLAVNNPDAFKAVVEKIK; from the coding sequence ATGCCAAGATCAGTAAATTCAGTAGCCTCAAGAAAAAGAAGAAAAAAAATCTTGAAGGCTGCAAAAGGTTACTTCGGACGTAGAAAAAACGTTTACACAGTAGCAAAAAATGCAGTTGAAAAAGGTATGCTTTATGCATACAGAGACCGTAAAAACAATAAGAGAAACTTCCGTTCTTTATGGATTGTGCGTATTAACGCTGCAGCTCGTTTACACGGAATGTCTTACTCTCAGTTTATGGGGAAAGTGAAAGCTAACCAAATCGAATTAAACCGTAAGGTTTTAGCAGATTTAGCTGTTAACAACCCAGACGCTTTTAAGGCAGTTGTAGAAAAAATAAAATAA
- the infC gene encoding translation initiation factor IF-3, with the protein MKEDQHRINEKIRYVDEVRLVGDNIEVGVYPLDKAKELAREQELDLVEISPKAKPPVCKIIDYKKYLYEQKKREKVLKSKATKVTIKEIRFGPQTDEHDYEFKKKHALKFLQEGAKLKAFVFFKGRSIIFKEQGQILLLKLAQELEEYGKVEQLPKLEGKRMIMFIAPKKLK; encoded by the coding sequence ATCAAAGAAGATCAACATAGAATTAATGAGAAAATAAGATATGTTGACGAAGTTCGTCTTGTGGGCGATAATATAGAAGTTGGTGTATATCCTTTAGATAAAGCTAAAGAATTAGCCAGAGAACAGGAATTGGATTTGGTTGAAATATCACCAAAAGCTAAGCCACCTGTTTGTAAAATTATTGATTACAAGAAGTACTTGTATGAGCAGAAAAAACGTGAAAAAGTTTTAAAATCGAAAGCTACAAAAGTGACGATTAAAGAAATACGTTTTGGACCTCAAACTGATGAGCATGATTATGAATTTAAAAAGAAACATGCTCTTAAGTTCTTACAAGAAGGTGCTAAATTAAAAGCATTTGTATTCTTTAAAGGGCGTTCTATTATATTTAAAGAACAAGGTCAAATTTTATTATTAAAATTAGCCCAAGAGTTAGAAGAGTATGGTAAAGTAGAACAGTTACCAAAATTAGAAGGTAAACGTATGATTATGTTTATTGCTCCTAAAAAACTAAAATAA
- the rpmI gene encoding 50S ribosomal protein L35, with protein sequence MPKMKTKSSAKKRFKVTGTGKIKRKHAFKSHILTKKSKKRKLRLTHDGLVHKADESNIKQMLNLK encoded by the coding sequence ATGCCTAAAATGAAAACCAAATCTAGCGCCAAAAAACGATTTAAAGTTACTGGTACTGGGAAAATCAAAAGAAAGCACGCGTTTAAAAGTCACATCTTAACAAAGAAGTCTAAAAAACGTAAATTAAGGTTAACTCATGACGGTTTAGTTCATAAAGCCGATGAGTCTAACATTAAGCAAATGTTAAACTTGAAATAA